A region from the Anaerolineae bacterium genome encodes:
- a CDS encoding D-alanine--D-alanine ligase, whose protein sequence is MVSSKRKLRVGVIFGGRSGEHEVSLTSAKAVMNAIDKDKYEVVPIGITKTGQWLAGGNIHQKLLDAAAGHPLLANEISRAESLAQEQALALGVAETGPLDVVFPVLHGPFGEDGTVQGFFELVGVPYVGAGVLGSAVGMDKAIAKEIFRAHGLPIVIHRVFLRKQWQSDPEAVIAACEAAMPYPMFVKPANLGSSVGIHKAKNRVGLQSGLDDAARYDRRLIVEQGLDAREIEVSVLGNDDPIASVPGEIVPSKEFYSYAAKYLDSDSELLIPAPLNPEQTELIRQLAVLAFKVLDCSGLARCDFLLDKTTGEVFINELNTMPGFTPISMYPKLWAASGISYSELVDRLIELAIERFEDKQQSQTTFDVSAAE, encoded by the coding sequence TTGGTGAGTTCTAAGCGAAAACTGCGGGTCGGCGTAATTTTTGGTGGGCGCAGCGGCGAGCATGAAGTTAGCCTGACTTCGGCTAAAGCCGTTATGAACGCCATTGATAAAGATAAATACGAGGTGGTGCCTATTGGCATTACCAAAACAGGCCAGTGGCTGGCCGGGGGCAACATTCATCAGAAATTGTTAGACGCCGCCGCCGGGCATCCCCTGCTGGCCAATGAAATCAGCCGGGCCGAGTCTCTCGCTCAAGAGCAGGCCCTGGCGCTGGGCGTGGCCGAGACCGGCCCGCTGGATGTGGTGTTTCCGGTGCTGCACGGCCCCTTTGGCGAGGATGGCACTGTGCAGGGCTTTTTTGAACTGGTGGGTGTTCCCTACGTGGGCGCAGGTGTGCTGGGCAGCGCAGTGGGTATGGACAAGGCTATCGCCAAAGAAATTTTCCGGGCGCATGGTCTGCCTATTGTCATCCATCGTGTGTTTTTACGCAAGCAGTGGCAGAGCGACCCGGAGGCCGTCATCGCTGCATGTGAGGCAGCCATGCCTTATCCCATGTTCGTCAAACCGGCCAACCTGGGCAGCAGTGTGGGCATCCACAAGGCCAAAAATCGCGTCGGGTTACAATCCGGCTTGGATGATGCAGCTCGTTACGATCGGAGGCTTATTGTGGAGCAGGGCTTGGACGCTCGCGAGATTGAGGTGAGCGTGTTGGGCAATGATGACCCCATTGCCTCTGTGCCGGGTGAGATTGTGCCCTCCAAAGAGTTTTACAGTTATGCGGCCAAATATCTTGATAGCGATTCCGAACTTTTGATCCCGGCTCCCCTTAACCCGGAACAGACCGAGTTAATCCGGCAACTGGCCGTGTTGGCCTTTAAGGTATTGGATTGTTCCGGCCTGGCCCGCTGCGACTTTTTATTGGACAAAACTACCGGCGAAGTGTTTATCAACGAACTCAATACAATGCCCGGCTTTACGCCCATCAGTATGTATCCCAAGTTATGGGCAGCCAGCGGGATTTCGTATAGTGAGTTAGTTGATCGTTTGATCGAATTGGCCATTGAACGCTTTGAGGATAAACAACAATCGCAAACCACGTTTGATGTGAGTGCGGCTGAGTAG
- a CDS encoding FtsQ-type POTRA domain-containing protein → MKTIDYEATAVQPRLTLTPVVRFWQARGTKLTGLVALIVLGWSGYFLFTQPRFFVYGADIQGNVAVSAYEIYAVSGIDSQSIFWLNPTEIVERITRLPNIKAAAVSVALPAKIVINVVERRPELLWQTGETVWWVDHEGMIVPPRGDITGMLRIIDDDQQPLQPGYQIDAAIVEGAQTLRMLAPEVSVIRYSRLQGLTVATPEGWPVYLGDGSEIKAKLIVLTALLADLKDRNITPVFIDLRDPLRPFYKPQSIIQIAQPVQRSVSGSRAAVGSAQTGPIAPR, encoded by the coding sequence GTGAAGACGATTGATTACGAAGCCACTGCCGTTCAACCTCGCCTGACCTTGACCCCCGTGGTAAGATTTTGGCAGGCGCGGGGCACAAAATTGACCGGCCTGGTTGCTCTGATTGTGTTGGGCTGGAGCGGATACTTCTTATTTACCCAGCCGCGTTTTTTTGTTTACGGGGCCGATATCCAGGGAAATGTGGCCGTGTCGGCGTACGAGATTTATGCCGTTAGCGGTATAGACAGCCAGAGTATTTTTTGGCTCAATCCAACCGAAATCGTTGAGCGAATTACGCGACTGCCTAATATCAAGGCGGCTGCTGTGTCCGTTGCGTTGCCGGCTAAAATAGTGATCAACGTGGTCGAGCGGCGCCCCGAACTGTTGTGGCAAACCGGCGAAACCGTCTGGTGGGTGGACCACGAAGGCATGATTGTGCCTCCCAGGGGTGACATCACCGGCATGCTGCGGATTATTGACGACGACCAACAGCCCTTGCAGCCGGGCTACCAAATTGACGCCGCCATTGTGGAAGGAGCGCAGACCTTGCGGATGTTGGCCCCGGAAGTATCGGTGATCCGTTATTCTCGTTTGCAGGGTTTAACGGTGGCTACGCCTGAAGGATGGCCGGTATACCTGGGCGACGGCAGTGAGATTAAGGCCAAATTAATAGTGCTCACGGCGTTGCTGGCCGATTTGAAAGATCGAAATATTACGCCGGTTTTTATTGATTTGCGCGACCCGCTCCGGCCTTTTTATAAACCGCAATCTATTATTCAGATTGCCCAGCCGGTACAGCGATCAGTTTCAGGGTCGCGAGCGGCTGTTGGTTCGGCGCAAACCGGGCCGATAGCGCCGCGGTAG
- the ftsA gene encoding cell division protein FtsA, protein MERTVVALDIGTTKICTLVAEVGPPPENVLRIVGVGTVPAKGIRKGVVVNVGEVTAAITDSIHRAERTSGYEIASAYVGLAGAHVSAMNSRGVVAISRGERGIRPVDVERALEAARAIDLPHNREVLHIIPRDFTVDGDSGVRDPVGMQAYRLEVEAHIVTGSTASIRNLVKCAQNAGIYIDALVLEPLASGETALTDIEREMGVALVDIGGGTTDIAIFIEGSIWHTVVLPTGGEQITNDVAVGLRTPFNLAEEIKIKYGHCLPDTMMPDETVKVSVFGGDGQTQISRQFLAEIIEARAEEILEMVLKEIKRSGYDGLLPAGVVLCGGTAELPGLRDLTREIMNLPARIGEPQNLRGLVDTLQSPAFATSVGLLEWGVRHDLPSPAQQPSTGQLKVPGWLKPFLPG, encoded by the coding sequence GTGGAGCGGACCGTTGTCGCCCTGGATATAGGCACTACCAAAATCTGTACCCTGGTCGCCGAAGTTGGCCCTCCCCCGGAGAATGTGCTGCGGATAGTGGGGGTGGGTACGGTTCCGGCCAAAGGCATCCGCAAGGGCGTGGTAGTGAATGTGGGTGAGGTCACGGCGGCCATTACCGATTCTATTCATCGGGCTGAACGGACCTCCGGTTACGAAATTGCCAGCGCCTACGTTGGTTTGGCCGGGGCGCACGTTAGCGCTATGAACAGCCGGGGGGTGGTAGCCATCAGCCGGGGCGAGCGAGGCATCCGTCCCGTAGACGTGGAACGGGCTTTGGAAGCGGCCCGGGCCATTGATCTGCCGCACAACCGCGAGGTGCTGCACATCATCCCCCGCGATTTTACGGTAGACGGCGACAGCGGCGTGCGCGACCCGGTTGGCATGCAGGCGTATCGGCTAGAAGTTGAGGCCCATATTGTCACCGGCTCCACGGCCTCCATCCGTAACCTGGTCAAATGCGCGCAGAATGCCGGTATCTACATTGACGCCTTGGTCCTTGAGCCGTTAGCTTCCGGCGAAACAGCGCTCACCGATATTGAGCGCGAGATGGGCGTGGCCTTGGTTGATATTGGCGGCGGCACCACCGACATTGCCATTTTTATTGAAGGCAGTATCTGGCATACGGTGGTGTTACCCACCGGCGGCGAACAAATTACCAATGATGTGGCCGTGGGTTTGCGCACGCCGTTCAATCTGGCCGAGGAGATCAAGATCAAATACGGCCATTGCCTGCCCGACACCATGATGCCCGATGAAACTGTCAAGGTAAGCGTGTTTGGCGGGGACGGTCAAACCCAAATCTCCCGCCAATTTTTGGCCGAAATCATTGAAGCCCGCGCCGAAGAAATACTGGAGATGGTTTTAAAGGAAATCAAACGAAGCGGCTATGATGGTTTACTACCGGCGGGTGTGGTATTGTGTGGCGGTACCGCCGAATTGCCGGGCCTGCGGGATTTGACTCGGGAGATTATGAACTTGCCGGCCCGTATTGGCGAACCGCAAAACTTGCGTGGCCTGGTTGATACCTTACAAAGCCCGGCTTTTGCCACCAGCGTAGGGCTGCTTGAATGGGGCGTCCGGCACGATCTGCCCTCGCCTGCGCAGCAGCCCTCTACCGGCCAGTTGAAAGTGCCGGGCTGGCTAAAACCATTTTTACCTGGCTGA
- the ftsZ gene encoding cell division protein FtsZ — translation MMTPENFAQIKVIGVGGGGSNAVNRMIAEGLRGVEFIAVNTDAQALLMSDAPQRIRIGDKLTRGLGAGGNPEVGGKAAEESSEELEEILRGTDMVFVTCGMGGGTGTGAAPIIAELARDSGALTVGVVTKPFTFEGTRRQNVAVEGIERLKEKVDTLIVIPNDRLLEIVDKKASMTQAFRTADDVLRQGIQGISELITVPGLINLDFADVRSIMNGGGTSLMSVGVAAGENRGVEAAESAVSSSLLDVTIDGAQGILFNVTGGPDLSLFEVNEAAEIIKRKAHPDANIIFGAVIDDNLTDELRITLIATGFDAVAQRRPYVAGKRREGESKTIAFPQDKIKESFGRTDSARQEPVYDPDNLEVPAFLRKRMQQRRAS, via the coding sequence ATGATGACCCCAGAGAATTTTGCCCAGATAAAGGTGATTGGCGTTGGCGGCGGCGGTAGTAATGCCGTTAACCGGATGATTGCCGAAGGATTGCGCGGTGTTGAATTTATTGCCGTCAATACCGATGCCCAGGCTTTATTAATGAGCGACGCGCCCCAACGTATCCGTATCGGCGACAAATTGACCCGCGGCCTGGGCGCGGGCGGCAACCCTGAAGTGGGGGGCAAAGCCGCCGAAGAATCATCGGAAGAGTTGGAAGAGATTCTGCGCGGGACGGACATGGTTTTTGTGACCTGCGGAATGGGCGGCGGCACCGGCACCGGGGCCGCGCCGATTATTGCCGAGTTGGCCAGAGACAGTGGCGCGCTGACCGTGGGCGTGGTGACCAAGCCCTTCACCTTTGAAGGCACGCGCCGCCAAAATGTGGCGGTGGAGGGCATAGAACGGCTCAAAGAAAAAGTTGATACGCTCATTGTTATCCCCAACGATCGCTTGCTGGAAATTGTGGATAAAAAAGCCAGCATGACCCAGGCTTTCCGCACCGCCGATGACGTGCTGCGCCAAGGGATCCAGGGCATCTCCGAATTGATTACCGTGCCCGGTTTGATTAACTTGGATTTTGCCGATGTTCGCTCGATCATGAACGGCGGCGGCACGTCGCTGATGTCGGTGGGGGTGGCCGCCGGCGAAAACCGGGGGGTAGAGGCCGCCGAAAGCGCGGTGTCTTCCTCGCTGTTGGATGTGACCATTGACGGGGCCCAGGGCATTCTCTTTAACGTGACCGGCGGCCCCGACTTGAGCCTTTTTGAAGTAAATGAAGCCGCTGAAATCATCAAACGTAAAGCCCACCCCGATGCCAATATCATTTTTGGGGCGGTGATTGACGATAACCTGACCGATGAATTGCGCATCACCTTGATTGCCACCGGCTTTGACGCCGTGGCCCAGCGGCGGCCCTACGTGGCCGGTAAACGGCGGGAAGGAGAGTCAAAAACCATTGCTTTCCCGCAAGACAAAATTAAAGAGTCCTTTGGCCGGACCGATTCTGCCCGTCAGGAGCCGGTTTACGACCCTGATAACCTGGAAGTGCCGGCTTTTCTGCGCAAGCGCATGCAGCAGCGCCGGGCTTCTTAA